The Nerophis lumbriciformis linkage group LG36, RoL_Nlum_v2.1, whole genome shotgun sequence DNA window TTCAATCACACAAGCTGCAATGTCGACAACTGCACTCTAGGGGTCAGTATGcactaatgaaaaaaaaattccctatttCCCACCCATTCACATCAACACACGTACCAGATTTTAGTATTTGTGTAGCTTCGGTGGAAACGCTCGGTAACACATCTGTCCTGTAAAAGGCTTTGAATATCCGGGGAGACTATAACAATGTTGTTCTAGAGTGagacatttttttcttataattttGTTACAATGGAGGGCAAAAGATTAGCGCCATTAGGCTACAGCCtcgccttttttttcttcttcctccaCACCATCAATGGAGATGTGAGCTACTCTATCCAAGAGGAGATGAAACGTGGATCTGTCATTGGAAATATCGCCAAGGATTTGGGACTTAACTTGGACCATTTTTCTGCTCGTAAGGCACGCATTAATCCTGAGGGTAACAACGTTCAGCACTGCGGCATCAACCTCAACACGGGTGACTTGATTGTTCAGGAGAGGATCGACAGAGAAGGGCTTTGTGGCAAAAAGGCTTCATGTGTTCTTAAACAAGAACTTGTGCTGGAAAATCCATTAGAGCTGCATCGTATTAATATCCGTATTTTAGATATTAATGATAATTCACCACAGTTTAACGAGGATTCAGTTAAATTTGAAATCCAGGAATCAGCGGTGAAGGGTGCTCATTTCCTTCTAAGAGAAGCACATGATGGAGACATCGGTGACAATGCTGTTCAAAGCTACACTTTACAACAGAATGATCATTTCAAATTAAATGTAAACACTAAACCAGGTGGACGGAAGTATTGTGAATTGGTCTTAGATAAAGAATTAGATAGAGAAGATAACAAAGACATCATGCTCTCGCTGACTGCATATGATGGCGGCTCTCCTCAGAGATCAGGTACAGTAGTCATACATGTCACTGTGCTGGATGCTAATGATAATGTACCAGTGTTTAGTCAGACAGTCTATAAAGCCAGTCTGCCTGAAAACTCTCCTCTTGATACATTGGTGATCACAGTGAGTGCAAGTGATGCAGATGAAGGATTAAATAGTGAaattgcatatgcatttgatcatGTATCTGATGACAATATTAATGTATTTACATTGCATCCTAAAACTGGAGATGTTAGAGTGGCTGGTGTTGTTGATTATGAGAAAATGTCATCATATGAAATGCAAATAAGCGCAATTGACGGTCTAGGATTGATTTCATATAGTTCTTTGATTATTGAAGTTATTGACACAAATGACAATGCTCCTGTGATTAATTTAAACTCACTGTCTAATACAGTATCAGAGAATGTGCCACCTGGTACAGAGGTGGGCATTATTAATGTTCAGGACAGAGACTCTGAACAGAATGGACAGATCCACTGCTCTATTCAGCAAAATGTTCCCTTTAAGTTAGTTTCTTCTATTAAAAACTATTATTATCTGGTGACTACTGGACAACTGGACCGTGAACTAGTGTCTGATTACAACATTACAATCAGTGCCACTGACGAGGGCTCTCCTCCTCTGTCCTCCTCTAAAAGCCTTCACTTATCTGTAGCAGACATCAATGACAACCCACCTGTGTTTGAGGAACAGTCCTACAGTGCATATGTGAGTGAAAATAACAAAGCTGGCTCCACTTTATGTTCCGTTAGTGCTCGAGATCCCGACTGGAGACAGAACGGTACCGTGATTTATTCTCTGTTAGCCGCTGA harbors:
- the LOC133576929 gene encoding protocadherin gamma-A11-like; its protein translation is MEGKRLAPLGYSLAFFFFFLHTINGDVSYSIQEEMKRGSVIGNIAKDLGLNLDHFSARKARINPEGNNVQHCGINLNTGDLIVQERIDREGLCGKKASCVLKQELVLENPLELHRINIRILDINDNSPQFNEDSVKFEIQESAVKGAHFLLREAHDGDIGDNAVQSYTLQQNDHFKLNVNTKPGGRKYCELVLDKELDREDNKDIMLSLTAYDGGSPQRSGTVVIHVTVLDANDNVPVFSQTVYKASLPENSPLDTLVITVSASDADEGLNSEIAYAFDHVSDDNINVFTLHPKTGDVRVAGVVDYEKMSSYEMQISAIDGLGLISYSSLIIEVIDTNDNAPVINLNSLSNTVSENVPPGTEVGIINVQDRDSEQNGQIHCSIQQNVPFKLVSSIKNYYYLVTTGQLDRELVSDYNITISATDEGSPPLSSSKSLHLSVADINDNPPVFEEQSYSAYVSENNKAGSTLCSVSARDPDWRQNGTVIYSLLAAEVNGAPVSSYVSVNGDTGVIHAVRSFDYEHLRSFKVHVMARDNGSPPLSSNVSVSVFISDVNDNSPQILYPSPEGNSFMTELVPKAAHGGAVVSKVIAVDADSGQNAWLSYHIVKSTDPGLFTIGLHSGEIRTQRDISESDSMKQNLIVAVKDNGQPPLSATCSMYLLISDNLAEVPELKDISYDENNSKLTSYLIIALVSVSTFFLTFIIIVLGVRFCRRRKPRLLFDGAVAIPSAYLPPNYADVDGTGTLRSTYNYDAYLTTGSRTSDFKFVSSYNDNTLPADQTLRKSPSDFDEMFGDTQGSPEV